A genomic window from Flavobacterium johnsoniae includes:
- a CDS encoding bifunctional UDP-N-acetylmuramoyl-tripeptide:D-alanyl-D-alanine ligase/alanine racemase: MSINSKDLISVINAKFIGSKEAVLIDHISIDSRSLQNGSQTLFFALSGVNNDAHLFIPDLIEKGVQNFVVQYIPENCTEKANFLVVENTLNALQEFAGYYRNLFHFPIIGLTGSNGKTIVKEWLNFLLSPDYNIVRSPKSYNSQVGVPLSVISINENHNLGIFEAGISTVNEMAKLEKIIKPNIGILTSIGSAHDEGFLNLVQKIDEKLLLFKDCPIIIYQKNEVVDSCLTQFVAEYMTHPRKLFSWSFTDKSADVFVQKKEIKNDHTQIEYRYKKENFNLEIPFSDSASVENAISCLLVLLHFNYDQTTIQNRIEMLYPVQMRLEVKNGINNCSIIDDSYSSDFQSLKIALDFLESQKKNASKTVILSDIFQSGFSNEELYSKVADLIASNKINRVIGIGETISAFADKFSNIIIFPTKNEFIDAIESLNFHNETILVKGARSFHFEEIVSLLEEKTHETVLEINLDAISHNFNYFKSKLAPNVKMMVMVKAFGYGNGGLEIAKLLEHHKVDYLGVAFADEGISLKNGGIKLPIMVLNPESTSFPSIIQYQLEPEIYSIKGLNAFLKIAREKNLKDFPIHIKIDTGMHRLGFEENTLQELINTLKGNSTVRVQSVLSHLATSDDPKHYDFVNQQIALFEKLSSRLISELNINPIRHILNTSGISNFPKAQYNMVRLGIGLYGVSNDSSEQKYLENVGTLKSIISQVRTIPAGDSVGYGRRFMAEKETKIATIPIGYADGIARLWGNEVGFVVIKNQKAKIVGSVCMDMLMVNVTEIDCKEGDSVIIFGESPTVIEMAEALKTIPYEIMTSISQRVKRVFFR, from the coding sequence ATGAGCATAAATTCAAAAGACCTAATCTCAGTTATAAATGCCAAATTTATTGGCTCAAAAGAAGCTGTTTTAATTGATCATATTTCAATTGACAGCCGTTCGCTGCAAAACGGATCGCAAACTTTATTTTTTGCTTTGTCTGGCGTAAACAACGATGCTCATTTATTTATTCCTGATTTAATCGAAAAAGGGGTTCAGAATTTTGTGGTGCAATATATTCCAGAAAATTGTACTGAAAAAGCTAATTTTTTGGTTGTAGAAAACACCTTAAATGCACTTCAGGAATTTGCAGGATATTATAGAAATCTTTTTCATTTTCCAATTATCGGCTTAACAGGAAGTAACGGAAAAACGATTGTAAAAGAATGGCTTAACTTTTTGCTGAGCCCAGATTACAATATAGTTAGAAGTCCAAAAAGCTATAATTCTCAAGTTGGGGTTCCGCTTTCTGTGATTTCAATTAATGAAAATCACAATTTAGGAATTTTTGAAGCCGGAATTTCTACGGTAAACGAAATGGCTAAATTGGAGAAAATCATCAAACCCAATATCGGAATTTTAACCAGCATTGGTTCGGCGCACGATGAAGGTTTTTTAAATTTAGTTCAGAAGATTGATGAAAAACTGCTTTTGTTCAAAGACTGTCCAATTATTATTTATCAAAAAAATGAAGTTGTAGATTCTTGTTTGACTCAATTTGTAGCAGAATATATGACTCATCCGCGAAAACTTTTTTCATGGAGTTTTACAGATAAAAGTGCAGATGTTTTTGTTCAGAAAAAAGAAATCAAAAACGATCATACACAAATTGAATACCGATACAAAAAGGAAAATTTCAATTTAGAAATTCCATTTAGCGATTCTGCTTCGGTAGAAAATGCGATTTCTTGTTTATTGGTTTTACTTCATTTTAATTACGATCAAACTACGATTCAGAATAGAATCGAAATGCTGTATCCCGTTCAAATGCGTTTGGAAGTAAAAAACGGAATTAACAATTGCAGTATTATTGATGATAGTTACAGTTCTGATTTTCAGTCTTTAAAAATCGCTTTGGATTTTTTAGAAAGCCAAAAGAAGAACGCGTCTAAAACCGTTATTTTGTCGGATATTTTTCAAAGTGGTTTTTCTAACGAAGAACTTTATTCGAAAGTAGCCGATTTAATTGCTTCTAATAAAATAAATCGCGTCATCGGAATTGGAGAAACTATTAGTGCTTTCGCGGATAAATTTTCAAACATTATTATTTTTCCAACTAAAAATGAATTTATTGATGCCATTGAAAGTTTAAATTTTCACAATGAAACTATTTTGGTAAAAGGCGCAAGATCTTTTCATTTTGAAGAAATTGTGTCGCTTCTGGAAGAGAAAACGCATGAAACAGTTCTCGAAATTAATCTGGATGCCATTAGTCATAACTTCAATTATTTCAAGTCAAAACTGGCTCCAAACGTCAAAATGATGGTCATGGTAAAAGCTTTTGGTTACGGAAACGGAGGTTTGGAGATTGCCAAATTATTAGAACATCATAAAGTAGATTATTTAGGTGTCGCTTTCGCGGATGAAGGAATTTCGTTGAAAAATGGCGGAATAAAATTGCCAATAATGGTTTTAAATCCAGAATCGACAAGTTTTCCATCTATCATTCAATATCAATTAGAACCTGAAATTTACAGTATAAAAGGTTTAAATGCCTTTTTGAAAATTGCTCGTGAAAAGAATCTGAAAGATTTTCCAATTCATATTAAAATTGATACCGGAATGCATCGTTTAGGTTTTGAAGAAAATACGCTTCAAGAATTAATTAATACTTTAAAAGGAAATTCGACCGTTCGAGTTCAAAGTGTACTTTCGCATTTAGCAACCAGCGACGATCCAAAACATTATGATTTTGTCAATCAGCAAATTGCTTTGTTTGAAAAATTATCTTCAAGATTGATTTCAGAATTGAATATCAATCCAATTCGCCATATTTTAAATACATCTGGAATCAGCAATTTTCCAAAGGCACAATATAATATGGTACGTTTAGGAATTGGTTTATACGGAGTTTCCAACGATTCATCAGAACAAAAATATTTGGAAAATGTTGGAACTTTAAAGTCGATTATTTCTCAAGTTAGAACGATTCCCGCGGGCGATAGCGTGGGTTACGGACGCCGTTTTATGGCAGAAAAAGAAACTAAAATTGCCACAATTCCAATTGGTTATGCTGACGGAATTGCAAGGTTATGGGGAAATGAAGTCGGTTTTGTAGTAATAAAAAATCAAAAAGCCAAAATTGTCGGAAGTGTTTGTATGGATATGCTGATGGTAAACGTGACAGAAATAGATTGTAAAGAAGGCGATTCTGTAATTATTTTCGGCGAAAGCCCAACCGTTATTGAGATGGCTGAGGCTTTAAAAACAATTCCGTATGAGATAATGACCAGTATTTCGCAGCGTGTAAAACGTGTATTTTTTAGATAA
- the mscL gene encoding large conductance mechanosensitive channel protein MscL, whose protein sequence is MGFFSEFKAFAMKGNVVDLAVAVIIGAAFGKIVSSFIEDVITPLVLKPALDAAHLSRIEDLTAFGGVKYGLFLSAVINFLIVAFVLFLIIKGINSLKKKEEPAPNQPAAPTQEELLTQIRDLLKNKQ, encoded by the coding sequence ATGGGATTTTTTTCAGAATTTAAGGCATTTGCAATGAAAGGCAACGTGGTTGACCTTGCTGTTGCAGTAATTATTGGAGCTGCTTTTGGTAAAATTGTTAGTTCATTTATTGAAGACGTAATCACACCATTAGTGTTAAAACCAGCGCTAGATGCGGCTCATTTATCGAGAATAGAAGATTTAACAGCTTTTGGCGGCGTAAAGTACGGATTGTTTCTATCAGCCGTTATCAACTTTTTAATTGTAGCCTTTGTTTTGTTTTTGATTATCAAAGGAATTAATAGTCTTAAAAAGAAAGAAGAACCAGCACCAAACCAACCTGCAGCACCAACTCAGGAAGAATTGCTTACACAAATTAGAGATTTGTTGAAAAACAAACAATAA
- a CDS encoding aspartate-semialdehyde dehydrogenase — protein MRIAVVGATGMVGEVMLKVLAERNFPVTELIPVASERSVGKEIEYKGTKYKVVGLQTAVDMKADIAVFSAGGDTSLEWAPKFAAAGTTVIDNSSAWRMDPTKKLVVPEINASVLTKEDKIIANPNCSTIQMVLALAPLHKKYNIKRIIVSTYQSITGTGVKAVKQLENEYAGVQGEMAYKYPIHRNAIPHCDSFEENGYTKEEMKLVRETQKILGDNTIRVTATAVRVPVVGGHSEAVNVEFTNDFEVNEVREILHNTDGVVVQDNLDTFTYPMPLYAEGKNDVFVGRIRRDESQPNTLNMWIVADNLRKGAATNTIQIAEYLIQAGLV, from the coding sequence ATGAGAATTGCAGTTGTAGGAGCTACCGGAATGGTTGGCGAAGTAATGCTTAAAGTTTTAGCGGAAAGAAATTTTCCTGTTACAGAATTAATTCCTGTTGCGTCTGAAAGATCAGTAGGAAAAGAAATTGAATATAAAGGAACAAAATATAAAGTAGTTGGTTTACAAACAGCAGTTGATATGAAAGCTGATATTGCAGTTTTCTCAGCTGGTGGAGATACTTCGTTAGAATGGGCACCAAAATTTGCTGCTGCTGGAACAACCGTTATTGACAACTCTTCTGCATGGAGAATGGATCCGACTAAAAAATTAGTAGTTCCAGAAATCAATGCTTCTGTTTTAACTAAAGAAGATAAAATTATTGCAAATCCAAACTGTTCTACAATTCAGATGGTTTTGGCTTTGGCTCCTTTGCACAAAAAATACAATATTAAAAGAATTATCGTTTCTACGTACCAATCTATCACTGGAACTGGTGTAAAAGCGGTAAAACAATTAGAAAACGAATACGCTGGAGTTCAAGGTGAAATGGCATACAAATATCCAATTCACAGAAATGCAATTCCACATTGCGATAGTTTCGAAGAAAACGGATACACTAAAGAAGAAATGAAATTAGTTCGCGAAACTCAAAAAATTCTTGGTGATAACACGATTAGAGTTACAGCTACTGCAGTTCGTGTGCCAGTTGTAGGCGGACATAGCGAAGCAGTAAACGTTGAGTTTACAAATGATTTTGAAGTAAATGAAGTTCGTGAAATCCTTCACAATACAGATGGAGTAGTGGTACAAGATAATTTAGATACGTTTACTTATCCAATGCCATTATATGCAGAAGGTAAAAATGATGTTTTTGTTGGAAGAATCCGTCGTGACGAAAGCCAACCAAATACATTAAACATGTGGATTGTTGCTGATAACTTAAGAAAAGGTGCTGCAACAAACACAATCCAAATTGCTGAATATTTAATTCAAGCTGGTTTGGTGTAA
- a CDS encoding YcxB family protein produces MELNYSLTENDYLQQQLYLASKSEQIKKQRRITKTFVILVLVILGFFLYVNENLLEAYCCGVTAVIYFFLFPFYQKKFYQRVFKKYVIENFKNRIGIVTKIKFKEDVLEVFNEGIGKSEFNFSVLKNISEIKDYFFIAFKTGESFMIPKLQIGNIEELRCKLKSIAENLKIDFISELDWKWK; encoded by the coding sequence ATGGAACTGAACTACAGCTTAACAGAAAACGATTATTTACAACAGCAATTATATTTAGCATCAAAAAGTGAACAAATAAAAAAACAGAGGAGAATAACAAAAACGTTCGTAATCTTAGTATTGGTAATTTTAGGTTTTTTTCTTTATGTGAATGAAAATTTACTTGAAGCGTATTGCTGTGGAGTTACTGCTGTAATCTATTTTTTTCTTTTCCCATTTTATCAGAAGAAATTTTATCAAAGAGTTTTTAAAAAATATGTCATTGAGAATTTTAAAAATAGAATAGGAATCGTGACAAAAATAAAATTTAAAGAAGATGTATTAGAAGTTTTCAATGAAGGAATCGGAAAATCGGAATTCAATTTTTCTGTGCTAAAGAATATAAGCGAAATCAAAGATTATTTTTTTATTGCTTTCAAAACAGGAGAAAGTTTTATGATTCCGAAATTACAAATTGGAAATATCGAAGAATTGCGTTGCAAATTAAAATCAATTGCAGAAAATTTGAAAATAGATTTTATTTCTGAGCTAGATTGGAAGTGGAAATAA
- a CDS encoding 2Fe-2S iron-sulfur cluster-binding protein: MDVLIKIKDREGVIHELQAPTDMAMNIMELCKAYELPVEGTCGGMAMCASCQCYVLNDVALPEMGDDEEAMLSEAFYVKSNSRLGCQIPITEDLEGLELELAPEY, from the coding sequence ATGGATGTATTAATCAAGATTAAAGATCGAGAAGGAGTTATACACGAATTACAGGCTCCTACTGATATGGCAATGAATATAATGGAGTTATGCAAAGCATACGAACTTCCTGTTGAAGGAACTTGCGGCGGAATGGCAATGTGCGCTTCTTGCCAATGTTATGTTCTAAATGACGTTGCATTACCAGAAATGGGAGATGATGAAGAAGCAATGCTTTCGGAAGCATTTTATGTAAAATCTAATAGCCGTTTAGGATGTCAGATTCCAATTACTGAAGATTTAGAAGGTTTGGAATTAGAATTGGCTCCAGAATACTAA
- a CDS encoding NifU family protein, whose product MTTEELTNNVLLALDEIRPFLKSDGGDISLISIEDDKHVKVRLEGACISCSVNQMTLKAGVETTIKKYAPQIETVVNIM is encoded by the coding sequence ATGACAACAGAAGAATTAACAAATAATGTTTTATTGGCCTTAGACGAGATAAGACCATTTTTAAAATCTGATGGTGGAGATATTTCATTAATTTCTATCGAAGATGACAAACATGTAAAAGTTCGTTTGGAAGGGGCTTGTATTAGCTGCAGCGTAAATCAAATGACACTGAAAGCAGGAGTTGAAACAACAATAAAAAAATATGCGCCACAGATTGAAACTGTGGTAAATATTATGTAA
- a CDS encoding Mrp/NBP35 family ATP-binding protein produces the protein MKLDRKEILKALESITIAGEGKNMVESGAVTNVITFGDEAVVDLVLHTPAMHIKKRAEDDIKKTIHELISPDAKVKVNIKVESPEKPEIKGRAIPGIKNIIAVASGKGGVGKSTVTANLAVTLAKMGFKVGVLDADIYGPSMPIMFDVENEKPVSITVDGKSKMKPIESYEIKMLSIGFFTAPSQAVIWRGPMAAKALNQMIFDADWGELDFMLLDLPPGTGDIHLSIMQSLPITGAVVVSTPQAVALADAKKGVAMFMQDNINVPVLGIIENMAYFTPEELPENKYYIFGQEGAKNLAQDLDVPFLGEVPIVQSIREAGDYGRPAALQTASPIEKVFEEITRNVVQETVNRNESLPATEAIKITTMAGCSAVKKN, from the coding sequence ATGAAATTAGATAGAAAAGAAATTCTTAAAGCTTTAGAATCAATTACTATTGCTGGAGAAGGAAAAAATATGGTTGAAAGCGGCGCTGTAACCAATGTTATTACATTTGGAGATGAAGCTGTAGTAGACCTTGTATTGCACACACCTGCAATGCACATTAAAAAAAGAGCCGAAGACGATATCAAAAAAACAATTCACGAATTAATATCGCCTGACGCAAAAGTTAAAGTAAACATTAAAGTAGAATCTCCAGAAAAACCTGAAATAAAAGGTCGCGCAATTCCTGGAATCAAAAATATTATTGCAGTTGCTTCTGGAAAAGGAGGAGTAGGAAAATCTACCGTTACAGCAAATTTAGCTGTTACACTTGCAAAAATGGGTTTTAAAGTTGGGGTTTTAGATGCTGATATTTACGGTCCTTCGATGCCAATTATGTTTGATGTTGAAAACGAAAAACCAGTTTCTATTACTGTCGATGGAAAATCAAAAATGAAACCTATCGAAAGTTATGAAATCAAAATGCTTTCAATCGGATTTTTTACAGCTCCAAGTCAAGCCGTAATCTGGAGAGGTCCAATGGCTGCAAAAGCTTTAAACCAAATGATTTTTGATGCAGATTGGGGAGAATTAGATTTTATGTTACTTGATTTACCTCCTGGAACTGGAGATATTCACTTATCTATCATGCAGTCACTTCCAATTACTGGAGCTGTTGTAGTAAGTACTCCGCAAGCTGTAGCTCTTGCAGATGCTAAAAAAGGAGTTGCAATGTTCATGCAGGATAATATCAATGTTCCTGTTTTGGGAATTATCGAAAATATGGCGTACTTTACACCAGAAGAATTGCCTGAAAACAAATACTATATCTTTGGACAAGAAGGTGCTAAAAACCTTGCTCAAGACTTAGACGTTCCGTTTTTAGGAGAAGTTCCAATTGTTCAATCTATTCGTGAAGCAGGAGATTACGGTCGTCCGGCTGCATTACAAACAGCTTCTCCAATAGAAAAAGTTTTCGAAGAAATCACAAGAAATGTGGTGCAAGAAACAGTAAACAGAAACGAAAGCTTACCAGCAACAGAAGCCATCAAAATTACAACAATGGCGGGTTGTTCGGCAGTTAAGAAAAATTAG
- a CDS encoding L,D-transpeptidase family protein, producing the protein MRNFTFSTIIIAISFLMFSFNSFPEKTKMKETAKNAFIITIDATSINAFFKKYPKLKKYQKEVEDVYKAKQYKSIWYDDDKITEFGALLYQKVNVLKDQGIDSKMPYKEIIDQAFNESDNIDPPQMDTELLLTSMYIFYASNVYSGVDPATLKKIGWYLPAKSISYSKILDSLIVDTNRLNEDDNLLFSQYYKLKDALKKYRKIETDNLWQKITIDSATFKELRPDDTAVAIKQIRNRLYVTGDLKQDSKSNVYDEELMAGILNYKKRYNLKLNYVITRDHINQFNEPISKRIKTIMLNMERCRWIPTNLSKASEYVMVNIPSFRMFYVKDGQYALVSDIFVGNRLSETVIFSGMMDRIVFSPYWYVPNSIIQNELKLQMARDKNYLAENNMEWNGGKVRQKPGPKNSLGLVKFMFPNPNDIYMHDTPAKSLFEFEKRTFSHGCINVKEAKNLALAILKDDPDWPADKIDKAMSGEKETTCMLKNKIPVYIGYFTAWVQDNGEVNFFPDVYDRDESLDKLLYSDAVTMN; encoded by the coding sequence ATGCGAAATTTTACTTTTTCTACTATTATTATTGCGATTAGCTTTTTGATGTTTTCGTTTAACTCATTTCCTGAGAAAACTAAAATGAAAGAAACAGCTAAAAATGCTTTTATTATTACGATAGACGCAACTTCTATAAATGCGTTTTTTAAAAAATATCCTAAACTAAAAAAGTATCAGAAAGAGGTTGAAGATGTTTACAAAGCAAAACAATACAAATCTATTTGGTATGATGATGATAAGATAACCGAATTTGGGGCATTATTATACCAGAAAGTAAACGTGCTGAAAGATCAGGGAATAGACAGTAAGATGCCTTATAAAGAAATAATCGATCAAGCCTTTAACGAAAGCGATAATATTGATCCGCCGCAGATGGATACAGAACTTCTGCTTACAAGTATGTACATTTTTTATGCGAGTAATGTTTATTCTGGTGTAGATCCTGCAACTTTAAAAAAAATAGGTTGGTATTTGCCTGCTAAAAGTATTTCGTATTCTAAAATTTTAGATTCTTTAATTGTCGATACAAACAGATTGAATGAAGATGACAATCTTTTATTTAGCCAATATTACAAATTGAAAGATGCTTTAAAAAAATATCGCAAAATAGAAACCGATAATCTTTGGCAAAAAATAACAATAGATAGCGCAACCTTTAAAGAATTAAGACCCGATGACACAGCCGTGGCGATTAAGCAAATTAGAAATCGTTTGTATGTTACGGGAGATTTGAAGCAGGATTCTAAAAGCAATGTTTATGATGAAGAACTGATGGCTGGAATTTTAAATTATAAAAAAAGATATAATCTAAAATTGAATTATGTTATAACGAGAGATCATATCAATCAGTTTAACGAGCCAATTAGCAAGAGAATAAAAACGATAATGCTGAATATGGAAAGATGCAGATGGATTCCGACCAATTTGTCTAAAGCAAGTGAATATGTAATGGTTAATATTCCGTCGTTTAGAATGTTTTATGTGAAAGATGGACAATACGCACTCGTTTCGGATATTTTTGTCGGCAATAGATTGAGCGAAACTGTGATATTTAGCGGTATGATGGATCGAATCGTTTTTAGTCCGTATTGGTATGTGCCGAACAGCATTATTCAAAATGAATTAAAACTACAGATGGCAAGAGATAAAAACTATCTGGCAGAAAATAATATGGAATGGAATGGAGGCAAAGTGAGACAAAAACCTGGCCCTAAAAATTCATTAGGATTGGTGAAATTTATGTTTCCAAATCCGAATGATATTTACATGCATGATACGCCTGCAAAAAGTTTGTTCGAGTTTGAAAAACGTACTTTTAGTCATGGATGCATAAATGTAAAAGAAGCAAAGAATCTTGCGCTAGCGATTTTAAAAGACGATCCAGATTGGCCAGCAGATAAAATTGACAAAGCGATGAGTGGCGAAAAAGAAACAACTTGTATGCTTAAAAATAAAATTCCGGTTTATATTGGCTATTTTACAGCTTGGGTTCAGGATAATGGTGAAGTTAATTTTTTTCCAGACGTTTACGATAGAGATGAAAGTTTAGATAAACTTCTTTATTCTGATGCTGTAACAATGAATTGA
- a CDS encoding ABC transporter permease: MIFNWFKIFIYHLKQSKLFSLLNVLGLSIGIASVIFAILYWNNEHSYDQWNPGKEKIYQVLNKIGATGDTWASNSIPFGETCKTTIPEIEKVCFFNSWYDEDIIKYQGRKLLVKDIMISDENFFDFFPFEIVNGAKQNILKEKNSVAISDLQAKLLFKDENPIGKSISFNSLTFTVKAIYHITEPSSIEPSYVFSGIKRESDANSWGNFNYGLLVKIKDGADPDAVLKKMQNVNFVNRTVKDAKENGQTVEQYVKENGEITVIIDQLKTARLHGTKSSNGQNFPEGIGNLKLLYIMAGLSILILVLSLVNYINLATASAIKRAKEVGVRKIVGASKNQIVRQFIFETAIIVTLAILFALAIVELSLPYYNTFLKKNLTMNGSEFYLQLIFIFGLVIILAGIFPAIYISNFETLKVLKGNFSRSKSGIWIRNSMLIFQFGIAAFFIIGALIVNSQVDYMINKDLGFKGDQVISIPFNTPDRSKRTQEYLTAKQEIQKISGVVEVSTFAGTFGNNSGSSSGFSHKGIFVQPKNIEMDFGFLDMMKIKIVEGRDLSPQFASDTIENWLVNEALVKNLGLKNPVNTIISSGWGNEKGNLKFKIVGVVKDFNLMGLQNKIPPMVFINLKTLKWNNFNNVLVKVSPNNLTETLEKLKSYWEKNVNPDYPFDYEFVNKGFARTYEEQIKQKNLFFILNLVVIIIAVFGLFALASFSMERRLKEIAIRKTLGAETDILLKELSKQYIVFCFMGFAIGIVPAYILLQKWLEDFAFRINISVVPFTVALISLVILTLIIVLTKAYQVTKIDVLKYLKYE, encoded by the coding sequence ATGATTTTTAACTGGTTTAAAATATTTATTTATCATTTAAAACAGAGCAAACTTTTTTCTCTTCTAAATGTTCTTGGATTAAGCATCGGAATTGCATCTGTTATTTTCGCCATTCTTTATTGGAACAACGAACACTCTTATGATCAATGGAACCCTGGAAAAGAAAAGATTTATCAAGTCTTAAATAAAATTGGAGCCACTGGAGATACTTGGGCATCAAATTCGATTCCGTTTGGAGAAACTTGTAAAACTACTATTCCGGAAATAGAAAAAGTGTGCTTTTTTAATAGTTGGTATGACGAAGATATCATCAAATATCAAGGACGAAAATTACTTGTGAAAGATATCATGATTTCAGATGAGAATTTCTTTGACTTCTTTCCTTTTGAAATCGTAAATGGTGCAAAGCAAAACATTCTAAAAGAAAAAAACAGTGTTGCTATTTCTGATTTACAAGCAAAACTTCTTTTTAAGGATGAGAATCCTATCGGTAAATCTATATCATTCAATAGCTTAACTTTCACTGTAAAGGCTATTTATCATATTACAGAACCTTCATCTATTGAACCATCTTATGTTTTTAGCGGTATCAAAAGAGAAAGCGACGCAAATAGCTGGGGAAATTTCAATTACGGTTTATTAGTAAAAATTAAAGACGGTGCAGATCCAGATGCTGTTTTAAAGAAAATGCAAAATGTAAATTTTGTAAACCGAACAGTAAAAGATGCCAAAGAAAATGGACAAACGGTAGAGCAATATGTAAAAGAAAATGGTGAAATTACAGTTATTATTGACCAATTAAAAACAGCTCGTTTACATGGTACAAAAAGCTCTAATGGTCAAAATTTTCCTGAAGGAATTGGTAATTTGAAGCTATTATACATCATGGCTGGTTTATCTATCCTTATTTTAGTTTTATCATTGGTTAACTATATTAATCTAGCAACTGCATCGGCAATCAAACGTGCTAAAGAAGTTGGAGTTCGTAAAATTGTCGGAGCTTCAAAAAATCAAATTGTTAGACAATTTATTTTTGAAACTGCTATAATTGTTACGCTAGCGATTTTGTTTGCCTTGGCAATTGTCGAACTTTCTTTACCATATTACAATACATTTTTAAAGAAAAATTTGACTATGAATGGCAGTGAATTTTACCTGCAGCTCATTTTTATATTTGGATTAGTAATCATTCTTGCTGGTATTTTCCCTGCCATTTATATCTCAAATTTCGAAACTTTAAAAGTTTTAAAAGGTAATTTTTCTAGGAGCAAAAGCGGTATCTGGATTCGTAACTCTATGCTTATTTTTCAATTCGGAATCGCAGCATTCTTTATCATCGGCGCGCTAATTGTAAATTCGCAAGTAGATTATATGATAAATAAAGATCTTGGTTTTAAAGGTGATCAGGTAATTTCGATTCCTTTTAATACCCCAGACAGAAGCAAAAGAACGCAAGAATATTTAACCGCTAAACAAGAAATACAGAAAATATCTGGAGTTGTAGAGGTTTCTACTTTTGCAGGTACTTTTGGAAACAACAGCGGTTCAAGTTCTGGATTCTCTCACAAAGGCATTTTTGTACAGCCTAAAAACATCGAAATGGATTTTGGCTTTTTGGATATGATGAAAATTAAAATTGTTGAAGGTCGAGATTTGTCTCCACAATTTGCATCTGACACTATAGAAAATTGGCTTGTAAATGAAGCTTTAGTTAAAAATTTAGGGCTTAAAAATCCTGTAAATACTATTATAAGTTCTGGCTGGGGAAATGAAAAAGGAAATTTAAAATTTAAAATTGTAGGAGTTGTAAAAGATTTCAATTTAATGGGACTTCAAAATAAAATACCTCCAATGGTTTTTATCAACTTGAAAACTTTAAAGTGGAATAACTTTAATAATGTGCTCGTAAAGGTTTCTCCAAATAATTTAACAGAAACGTTAGAAAAATTGAAATCTTATTGGGAGAAAAATGTAAATCCAGACTATCCTTTTGATTACGAATTTGTTAACAAAGGATTTGCAAGAACTTATGAAGAACAAATCAAACAAAAAAACCTATTTTTTATCTTAAATTTAGTTGTAATTATAATTGCTGTGTTCGGATTGTTCGCTTTGGCATCATTTTCGATGGAGAGAAGATTGAAAGAAATTGCAATTAGAAAAACGCTGGGTGCGGAAACAGATATTTTGCTAAAAGAATTGTCGAAACAATATATCGTTTTCTGTTTTATGGGATTCGCTATCGGAATAGTACCTGCTTATATTTTATTGCAAAAATGGCTTGAGGATTTTGCTTTCAGAATTAATATTTCTGTTGTGCCGTTTACAGTCGCACTTATTTCTTTAGTAATTCTAACATTAATAATTGTACTAACAAAGGCATATCAAGTAACTAAAATTGACGTTTTAAAATATTTAAAATACGAATAA